The following proteins are encoded in a genomic region of Corticium candelabrum chromosome 11, ooCorCand1.1, whole genome shotgun sequence:
- the LOC134186733 gene encoding uncharacterized protein K02A2.6-like, whose protein sequence is MEKQGIIAKVTEATNWVSPIVLVTKPGKDKLRICIDPGALNKAIQREHYQLKTPEEIFGTLAGSQYFSTLDATSGFLQIALDKESSYLTTVATPFGRYRYCRLPFGISSAPEVFHRIVTESFADIPGVHTYVDDILVSGCSVEEHDKRLQMVLERCRELNLRLNRPKCQFRKTELKYLGHVLTSEGIKPDPEKVEAIEQFPKPQSKTDVSRLLGLVTYLSKFCPTLAETASPLRQLTQQETAWVWDSVHDRTLQHVKDLVTKAPVLRLFDPALPVRLTVDASQHGLGAAVIQEGHPVEYASRTMSSIQQKYAQIEKEMLAIQFGLTRFHQYVYGQDVIVETDHKPLLGILKKPLAEVSPRLQRMRLRCLKYNYTLEHHSGKEMVLADSLSRMPSTTPYTDYDELTEEQIDSVTEQIIPTPLGRERCTEATRQDPTMQALITYIHTGWPPTRRSVPGPIKPYWNVRHDLTEKDGIVLKGSQAVVPVTMRKTVMNSIHEGHYGIVKCIERAKTSVYWPGYTNEIHDMVASCSKCQENRSQNPKPDTKPHDVPHYPYQKVGTDLFELQGEHYLLTIDYYSKWVTIDHLQSTKAADVITILDKHFANFGIPETIFSDNGPQYANEEFRKFSRKLGFQHTTSSPGYPASNGQAERGVQTVKKMMAKMLEEGRTINDALRVLRNTPIGGDLPTPAILLQGRHLRTQLTINTETLVPHNMDADKTRQKLIAHQSQYAFYGATGNTTNSPLLPDESVKTMRGKKWVPAKVIGHHTEPQSYILRLANGRTVRRTRTHINRTTEVWDDNTMFAKYTPTGQQTNTSLSEGQPPNQPDETNVLPDTEIRSPNTESPPKSAKSPTAPASQPAVKTTRLGRISRPPRRLLEDYTT, encoded by the coding sequence atggagaaacaaggcATCATAGCCAAAGTAACAGAGGCTACTAATTGGGTCAGTCCCATAGTCCTTGTAACAAAGCCAGGTAAAGACAAACTAAGGATATGCATTGATCCAGGAGCGTTGAACAAGGCTATACAAAGGGAGCACTACCAATTGAAAACACCCGAAGAGATATTCGGCACGTTGGCAGGCTCACAATATTTCTCAACCCTAGATGCTACATCTGGTTTTCTACAGATTGCCCTAGACAAGGAAAGTAGCTACTTGACAACAGTGGCAACTCCCTTTGGGCGCTACCGGTATTGCCGACTACCTTTCGGAATCAGCTCTGCCCCAGAAGTGTTTCACAGAATAGTGACAGAATCCTTTGCAGACATACCTGGGGTACACACCTATGTGGATGACATCCTTGTATCAGGCTGTAGCGTAGAGGAGCACGACAAACGCCTTCAGATGGTCCTCGAAAGGTGTAGGGAGCTGAACCTTAGACTCAACCGACCCAAATGCCAGTTCAGAAAGACTGAATTAAAGTATCTGGGACATGTGCTTACATCAGAAGGGATAAAACCTGACCCAGAAAAAGTCGAGGCCATTGAGCAATTCCCAAAGCCACAGTCCAAGACAGATGTTTCAAGACTCCTGGGCCTGGTTACATATTTGTCGAAATTTTGTCCTACTTTGGCTGAGACAGCCAGCCCACTGCgacagctaacacagcagGAGACTGCATGGGTGTGGGACTCCGTTCACGACCGCACCCTACAGCATGTGAAAGATCTAGTGACAAAGGCCCCAGTACTACGACTTTTTGATCCAGCATTACCAGTGAGATTAACTGTGGACGCATCACAACATGGCTTGGGAGCAGCTGTTATTCAAGAGGGGCACCCAGTAGAATACGCGTCAAGAACAATGTCCagcatacaacagaaatatgcacaaatagagaagGAAATGCTTGCCATCCAGTTTGGACTAACAAGATTCCATCAGTATGTGTATGGACAAGATGTCATAGTGGAGACTGACCACAAGCCACTACTTGGAATACTGAAAAAGCCCCTTGCTGAAGTCAGTCCTAGGCTTCAGAGAATGCGCCTACGATGTCTCAAATACAACTACACGCTAGAGCACCATTCCGGGAAAGAAATGGTCCTGGCCGATTCTCTGAGCAGAATGCCATCTACAACACCCTATACAGACTATGATGAACTAACAGAAGAGCAAATCGACTCCGTCACAGAGCAAATCATTCCCACACCACTTGGACGTGAAAGATGTACGGAAGCGACCAGACAAGACCCTACAATGCAGGCACTCATcacttacatacacacaggatGGCCACCTACAAGGAGGAGTGTCCCGGGTCCAATCAAACCGTACTGGAATGTGAGACACGACCTAACAGAGAAAGACGGCATTGTCCTCAAAGGAAGCCAAGCTGTCGTCCCTGTGACAATGCGCAAAACGGTGATGAACAGTATACATGAGGGACACTATGGAATAGTGAAGTGTATAGAAAGGGCCAAGACGTCAGTGTACTGGCCTGGCTACACCAATGAAATACATGACATGGTAGCGAGTTGCAGCAAATGCCAAGAAAATCGAAGCCAGAACCCAAAGCCAGACACTAAACCTCATGATGTTCCACACTACCCCTACCAGAAAGTGGGAACAGACTTGTTTGAACTACAAGGGGAACATTACCTACTTACCATCGATTACTACAGCAAATGGGTGACCATAGATCACCTCCAGTCAACGAAAGCAGCTGATGTGATAACTATCCTAGACAAGCATTTTGCCAATTTTGGAATACCAGAAACAATATTCTCGGACAACGGGCCACAATACGCCAACGAAGAATTTCGCAAGTTCTCCAGGAAGCTGGGATTTCAACACACCACATCCAGTCCAGGCTACCCAGCCAGCAATGGCCAAGCGGAAAGAGGTGTccaaacagtcaagaaaatgATGGCCAAGATGTTGGAGGAGGGCCGTACAATCAATGACGCTCTAAGAGTCCTTAGGAACACACCAATAGGAGGAGACCTGCCTACTCCTGCCATCCTGCTACAGGGGAGACACCTCCGAACCcaactaacaataaatactGAGACTCTGGTTCCACATAACATGGATGCAGACAAGACCAGACAAAAACTAATCGCCCACCAATCCCAATATGCGTTCTATGGAGCCACAGGAAACACAACGAACTCACCTCTGCTTCCTGATGAAAGCGTAAAGACAATGAGAGGAAAAAAATGGGTACCAGCAAAAGTCATTGGACACCACACAGAGCCCCAATCCTACATCCTCAGACTagcaaatggacggacagtgagaagaactagaacacacataaacaggacaacagaagtgtgggatgacaacacaatgttcgCTAAGTACACTCCGAcgggacaacaaacaaacaccagccTGTCAGAAGGACAACCACCAAATCAACCTGATGAGACAAACGTACTGCCAGACACGGAGATCAGATCTCCGAATACAGAAAGCCCTCCAAAATCTGCCAAGTCCCCAACTGCACCTGCAAGTCAACCTGCAGTCAAAACAACAAGGCTGGGGAGGATCTCAAGACCACCACGACGCCTACTGGAGGACTACACTACGTAA